The sequence below is a genomic window from Streptomyces sp. V1I1.
CACGAGCCCCACCGTCAGCGCTCCGAATACCCCGTGCACGATCGCGCAACTGATCAGCAGGATCCGGGCGATACGCCCCGGGGCCCGGTCGCGCAGCCCCATCAGCAGACACAACACGCCACACGTCGCCAGATACAGGCCGAAGACCCCGCCCATCACCCAGGTGCCCGCGACCATCGCGCCCGGGTCCAGGTGGGCGAGAGACATGTTCTGGTTGTCCGCCAAGGTGGCGAGGATGCCGTTGATCAGCACGATGCCGACGGCCTCAACCAGCAGAACAATCGCGGCCACCACGGCCACCGGTCTGCGCGCCACGGCGCCCCCAACCCTCTGTTACCGGAAGTACGTACGACAGCGTGAACGCTACTAACGGGTAAAGGGCTGGACAAGTGTTCCGGCACGCTCGGTCCCGCAGCAAAGAATCATTGGGCCATTCGTAGGGACTCGACAAAGAAACGTCATCCGTCGCTGGCCTCTCGAACAGAGACCTGTGCCACACCCGAGGGCTACTGTTCGAGGGAGGAACCCGTCGTACCGTGGTGCGACAAGGGATTTCGCGACTTGCGCGAGCCTCGAATCACGCTCCGTGTGGGCAAGCTCACCATTGGGGATGGGTCGAAAGGCCGTGTCGGCAGTCCCTAAACTCAGCTTGTTTCAAGGAGGGAGCCATCGTGCGCAAGGTGCTCATCGCCAACCGTGGCGAAATCGCTGTCCGTGTTGCCCGTGCATGCCGGGACGCCGGGATCGGGAGCGTAGCCGTCTACGCCGATCCGGACCGGGACGCTCTGCATGTCCGCGCGGCCGACGAAGCGTTCGCCCTGGGCGGTGACACCCCGGCCGCCAGCTATCTGGACATGGCCAAGGTGCTCCAGGCGGCGAAGGATTCGGGTGCCGACGCCATTCACCCCGGCTACGGATTCCTCTCCGAGAACGCCGACTTCGCCCAGGCCGTCATCGACGCGGGTCTGACCTGGATCGGCCCACCGCCGCAGGCGATCCGCGATCTGGGCGACAAGGTCGCCGCCCGTCATATCGCGCAGCGCGCCGGCGCCCCGCTGGTCGCCGGTACACCCGACCCGGTCTCCGGCGCCGACGAGGTCGTCACCTTCGCCGAGGAGCACGGGCTGCCGATCGCGATCAAGGCGGCGTTCGGCGGTGGCGGCCGCGGTCTGAAGGTCGCCCGCACCCTCGAAGAGGTGCCGGAGCTGTACGACTCCGCCGTGCGCGAGGCGATCGCCGCCTTCGGCCGCGGCGAGTGCTTCGTCGAGCGGTACCTGGACAAGCCGCGGCACGTGGAGACCCAGTGCCTGGCCGACTCCCACGGCAACGTCGTCGTCGTTTCGACCCGTGACTGCTCGCTGCAGCGCCGCCACCAGAAGCTGGTGGAGGAGGCCCCGGCGCCGTTCCTGTCCGAGGCGCAGAACGCCGAGCTGTACGCCGCGTCCAAGGCCATCCTGAAGGAAGCCGGCTACGTCGGCGCGGGCACCGTCGAGTTCCTCGTCGGCACCGACGGCACCATCTCCTTCCTGGAGGTCAACACCCGGCTCCAGGTCGAGCACCCGGTCACCGAAGAGGTCACCGGCATCGACCTGGTCCGCGAGATGTTCCGGATCGCGGACGGCGAGGAGCTCGGCTACGACGACCCCGCGGTGCGCGGGCACTCGTTCGAGTTCCGCATCAACGGTGAGGACCCGGGCCGGGGCTTCCTGCCCGCCCCCGGCACCGTCACCACCTTCGCGCCGCCGTCCGGCCCCGGCGTCCGCCTCGACGCGGGCGTCGAGTCCGGCAGCGTCATCGGCCCGGCCTGGGACTCCCTGCTGGCCAAGCTGATCGTCACCGGCGCCAGCCGTGAGCAGGCGCTGCAGCGCGCGGCGCGTGCGCTGGCGGAGTTCAACGTCGAGGGCATGGCCACCGCCATCCCCTTCCACCGCGCGGTCGTCACCGACCCGGCGTTCACCGCCAGCCCGTTCCGCGTGCACACCCGGTGGATCGAGACGGAGTTCGTCAACGACATCAAGCCGTTCGTCGCTCCGGCAGAGACGGACACGGACGAGGAGCCGGGCCGCGAGACGGTCATCGTCGAGGTCGGCGGCAAGCGCCTGGAGGTCTCGCTGCCCTCCTCACTCGGCATGTCGCTCGCCCGTACCGGCCTGGCCGCCGGTGCCAAGCCCAAGCGGCGCGCCGCGAAGAAGTCCGCGTCGGCGGCCTCCGGCGACACCCTCGCGTCCCCGATGCAGGGCACGATCGTCAAGATCGCGGTCGAGGAGGGCCAGGAGGTCAATGAGGGCGACCTCGTCGTCGTACTCGAAGCGATGAAGATGGAGCAGCCGCTCAACGCGCACCGCTCCGGCACCATCAAGGGCCTGTCGGCCGAGGTCGGCGCGTCCATCTCGTCAGGCGCGACGATCTGCGAGATCAAGGACTGACGTCCGGCCGTCCGGCTGTGTTCATACGTGTGGGGCCTGCTCGTTCGAGTGAGAACGGGCAGGCCCCACACGTGTGTTCATGATCCGTCGGCGGGTGTGCGGGACAGCAGCAGCAGGGCGAGCGCGATCGCCATGAAGACCGCGGCCGCCAGCAGCCCCGCGGAGAAGCCCTCAGTCATGGCGTGGGGCCCCAAGCTGCCCGCGCCGCGCACGGCGCTCCCGTACACCGTCACCAGCGCCGAGAGGCCGAGCGCGCCGCCGACCTGCTGCATGGTCTGCATCAGACCGGAGGCCGCGCCCGCCTGGTCGGGGCGGATACCGCTGAGGATGAGGACGCTGAGCGGCATGAAGACGAGTCCGACGCCGAAGCCGTTCACGGCGAGCGGGACGAAGAGGGTGGTCCAGTAACCGCTGCCGGTGGAGAGCGTGGACTGCCACAGCACGCCGGCGATCGCGAGGGCGAGTCCCGTCCCCGCGACTTTCTTCAGGCCGTGGCGGGCGAGCAGCTTCCCGGCGAAGGTGGAGGCGGCGAAGGTGCCGGCGGCGAGCGGCAGGAAGGCGGCTCCGGCGCGCAACGGGCTGTAGTCGCGTACGAATTGGAAGTACTGGGTGTCGAAGTAGAAGACGCCGAACATCGCGGCGGGCACCAGCAGCATCCCGGCGAAGGCGATAACCCGGTTGCGTACGGCGAAGAGTTCGAGCGGTACGACGGGCTGCCGGACCCGGCGCTCGATGAGCAGGAAGACCGGCAGCAGTACGGCGGCGACGACGAACGCCCAGCCGACCTGGGGATCGCTCCAGCCGTGGTCGGCGGCGCGGATGAAGGCGTAGACGAGGGCGGTCACGCCGCCGGTGCCGGTGAGCGCGCCGGCGAGGTCGAAACGGGCCCGGCGGCGTGCGGTCTCGGCGATGCCGAGCGGGACCAGGGCGGCGACGGCGAGGCCGACGGGCACATTGATGAAGAGCGTCCAGCGCCAGGAGCCGGCCTCGGTGAGGATGCCGCCGAGGATCATGCCGATCGCGGAGCCGGCGGCGGCCATGGAGGTGAACAGGCTGAGCGCGCGGTCGCGTTCCCGTCCCTGGCCGAAGGTGGTGGCGACGAGGGCGAGGGTGGATGGCGCGGTGAGTGCGGCGGCGGCGCCCTGGGCGGCGCGGGCGAAGAGCAGCCAGCCGGCGCTGTCGACGAGGCCGCCGACGAGGGAGGCGGCGGTGAAGGCGAGCACGCCGATGAGGAGGGCGCGGCGGCGGCCGATGAGGTCGCCGATCCGGCCGCCGATGAGGAGGAGGCCGCCGAAGGCGAGGGTGTAGGCGTTGAGCACCCAGGACAGGCCGGCGGAGCTGAAGCCGAGCTCCTCGCCGATGTCGGGGAGGGCGATGTTCACGACGGTCGCGTCGAGCATCAGCATCATCTGGCAGGTCAGGATGAGCGTGAGGGCGAGGGCGGGCCGGTGGCGGGACCGGGTGGGCGGCGGCGCGGGAGCGGTGTCGGTGAGCCCGGCTTCGGACATGCGGCGATGCCTCCAGGGGGACGACGGTATACGGAGGGTTCCTCTGATTAAGATACGGAGGATGCCTCCGCTTTGGCGATGGCATCCTGGACAACCGGGGGCGGACTCAGGGAGGACGGCGCGATGGCGACGAGCACGACGAGTACGGGGAGTACGGCGCCGGGTTCGGCACGGCCGATGCGAGCCGACGCGCGCCGCAACTACGAACGACTGCTGGCCGAAGCCCGTACCGTCTTCGCCGAGCACGGAACCGATGCGTCGCTCGAGGAGATCGCACGCCGCTCGGGCGTGGGTATCGGCACGCTGTACCGGCACTTCCCCAACCGCCACGCGATGATGAGCGCGGTCTTCCAGGACGCGCTGACCTCACTGCTGCAGCGCTCCCGCGAGCTCGCCGGGGCGGAGCAGCCGTGCGCAGCTCTGGTGGAGTGGCTGCGCGCCATCATCACTCATGCGGGTGAGTACCGCGGCCTGGCGCGGGCGCTCATGTCGGCCTCGCACGACGAGAGTTCGGCGCTGTCGGAGTGCAGCGTGCCGATGCGCGAGGCGGGCGAACGGCTGCTGGTGCGGGCGCAGGAGAGCGGCGCGGTGCGGGCGGATGTGTCGATCGGGGACCTGATGCAGCTGACGAACGCGATCGCGCTGGCGGCGGAACAGGACCCGGGGGACCCGGAGTTGGCGGACCGGCTGCTGATGCTGACGCTGCGGGGGCTGAAGGGGGAGGCGGACGGCTGAGGGACTTGGGGGCCGGGGGTGCCGCAGACCCCGTACGGCCTTCGGCCGTGTCAGGGTCCGGGGCGGAGCCCCGGCGCGTGAGCGGGGTGCCGTGCCCGCAGCCGCGACGGCGGGCGCTCGCGCCCCGGCGGAACAGACCGGGCCCCTGACCGCGGGGGCCAACGCCGCACCCGCGGCGCGGGCACGGCCTCAGCGGCGGCGGAGGTCCGCCACCCTTGCTGCGCGTTCCGCTGGGGGCTGGTCCGGCGTCAGGGATCCCGCCGCCGCGCGCAGAGGGGCGCCCCCGCGGGTGCGGCGCTGACCCGGGAGAGGGACGTCCCGGCGGGGCTGGCGCCCCGTCGGGACGCCGTCACCGCCCGCGGCTCCCGCACCCGATCCGGCCACCGCGATCTGGACCCCCTGGTCCGCCAGCGCCTGGAGCTCCGTCGCCGCGCGGTCGTCGTGCGTCGGCGGCTCATCGGTGACAAGCCGCGTGATCACGTCCGTGGGCACCGTCTGGAACATCGTGTCGGTGCCCAGCTTGGTGTGGTCCGCGAGGACCACCACCTCCGCGGCGGCCTGAACCAGCGCCCGGTCGACGCTCGCCGAGAGCATGTTGGACGTGGACAGGCCGCGCTCCGCGGTCAGTCCGCTCCCGGAGAGGAAGGCACGGGACACCCGCAGTCCCTGAAGGGACTGCTCCGCGCCGCTGCCCACCAGCGCATAGTTGGAGCCGCGCAACGTCCCCCCGGTCATGACGACTTCGACCCGGTTGGCATGCGCCAGCGCCTGAGCCACCAGCAGGGAGTTGGTGACGACGGTCAGCCCGGGGACGCGCGCAAGCCGGCGGGCCAGCTCCTGCGTCGTCGTCCCCGCGCCGACCACGATGGCCTCGCCCTCTTCGACGAGACTCGCGGCAAGATCGGCGATGGCGGTCTTCTCCGCGGTCGCGGACAAGGATTTCTGCGGAAAGCCGGACTCACGCGTAAAACCGCCCGGCAGTACCGCACCGCCGTGCCGGCGGTCGAGGAGTCCTTCTGCCTCCAGCGCCCGCACGTCCCGCCGTACGGTCACTTCGGAGGTCTGGACGACGCGGGCGAGCTCACGGAGCGACACGGCCCCGTTGGCACGCACCATTTCGAGGATCAATTGGCGACGTTCTGCAGCGAACACGAAACTGACAGTAACCTGACCGGCCGATAGATTTCAGCACTATGCGCCGAATAACAGAAGTTGCGCCCACACGGGGCCGCCAAGTGGTATGAGCGGCACCGTAGTTGATCGCCGGATGCGGCGAGTGCCCGGGGTTCTTCGGGTTTACACCCGCATCACGCCTCACCCGTCGTTTTCCGGCTCTGCAACTGCCGTGCCACCTCTGCGATCGACCCCGACAGAGACGGATACACGGTGAAAGCGTTTGCGATCTGCTCCACCGTCAGATTGTTGTCGACCGCGATCGAGACGGGATGGATCAGTTCGCTGGCACGCGGCGAGACGACCACGCCGCCGACCACGATCCCCGTACCCGGCCGGCAGAAGATCTTGACGAAGCCGTCCCGGATGCCCTGCATCTTCGCGCGCGGGTTGCGCAGCAGCGGCAGCTTGACCGACCGCGCGTCGATCTTGCCCGCGTCCACGTCCGCCTGGCTGTAGCCGACGGTCGCGATCTCCGGGTCGGTGAAGACGTTCGACGAGACGGTCTTGAGGTTCAGCGGCTGCACCGCGTCGCCCAGGAAGTGGTACATCGCGATACGGCCCTGCATGGCCGCGACCGAGGCGAGCGCGAAGACGCCGGTGACGTCGCCTGCGGCGTACACGCCGGGGGCGCTCGTACGGGAGACCTTGTCGGTCCAGATGTGACCCGAGTCCTTGAGCCGGACCCCGGCCTCCTCCAGGCCCATGCCCGCGGAGTTCGGGATCGCGCCGACCGCCATCAGGCAGTGCGAGCCGGAGATGACCCGGCCGTCGGAGAGCGTGACCTCGACCCGGTCGCCGGCGCGCTTGGCGGACTCGGCGCGGGAGCGGGCCATGACGTTCATGCCGCGGCGGCGGAAGACGTCCTCGAGGACGGCGGCGGCGTCCGGGTCCTCGCCGGGCAGCACGCGGTCGCGGGACGAGACGAGGGTGACCCGGGAGCCGAGCGCCTGGTACGCGCCGGCGAATTCCGCGCCCGTAACGCCGGAGCCGACCACGATGAGCTCCTCGGGGAGCTCGTTCAGGTCGTACACCTGCGTCCAGTTCAGAATCCGCTCTCCGTCGGGGAGGGCGTCCGGGATCTCGCGCGGGTGGCCGCCGGTCGCGATCAGCACGGCGTCGGCGATCAGCGTCTCCTCGGTGCCGTCCGCGGCGCGCACGACCACCTTGCGGGAGCCGTCCATCGCCTGCTGGCCCTCCAGCCGGCCGCGGCCGCGCAGCACGCGCGCGCCGGCCCGGGTGACGGAGGCGGTGATGTCGTGGGACTGGGCGAGGGCGAGCCGCT
It includes:
- a CDS encoding DeoR/GlpR family DNA-binding transcription regulator, with translation MFAAERRQLILEMVRANGAVSLRELARVVQTSEVTVRRDVRALEAEGLLDRRHGGAVLPGGFTRESGFPQKSLSATAEKTAIADLAASLVEEGEAIVVGAGTTTQELARRLARVPGLTVVTNSLLVAQALAHANRVEVVMTGGTLRGSNYALVGSGAEQSLQGLRVSRAFLSGSGLTAERGLSTSNMLSASVDRALVQAAAEVVVLADHTKLGTDTMFQTVPTDVITRLVTDEPPTHDDRAATELQALADQGVQIAVAGSGAGAAGGDGVPTGRQPRRDVPLPGQRRTRGGAPLRAAAGSLTPDQPPAERAARVADLRRR
- a CDS encoding biotin carboxylase N-terminal domain-containing protein; amino-acid sequence: MRKVLIANRGEIAVRVARACRDAGIGSVAVYADPDRDALHVRAADEAFALGGDTPAASYLDMAKVLQAAKDSGADAIHPGYGFLSENADFAQAVIDAGLTWIGPPPQAIRDLGDKVAARHIAQRAGAPLVAGTPDPVSGADEVVTFAEEHGLPIAIKAAFGGGGRGLKVARTLEEVPELYDSAVREAIAAFGRGECFVERYLDKPRHVETQCLADSHGNVVVVSTRDCSLQRRHQKLVEEAPAPFLSEAQNAELYAASKAILKEAGYVGAGTVEFLVGTDGTISFLEVNTRLQVEHPVTEEVTGIDLVREMFRIADGEELGYDDPAVRGHSFEFRINGEDPGRGFLPAPGTVTTFAPPSGPGVRLDAGVESGSVIGPAWDSLLAKLIVTGASREQALQRAARALAEFNVEGMATAIPFHRAVVTDPAFTASPFRVHTRWIETEFVNDIKPFVAPAETDTDEEPGRETVIVEVGGKRLEVSLPSSLGMSLARTGLAAGAKPKRRAAKKSASAASGDTLASPMQGTIVKIAVEEGQEVNEGDLVVVLEAMKMEQPLNAHRSGTIKGLSAEVGASISSGATICEIKD
- a CDS encoding MFS transporter; the protein is MSEAGLTDTAPAPPPTRSRHRPALALTLILTCQMMLMLDATVVNIALPDIGEELGFSSAGLSWVLNAYTLAFGGLLLIGGRIGDLIGRRRALLIGVLAFTAASLVGGLVDSAGWLLFARAAQGAAAALTAPSTLALVATTFGQGRERDRALSLFTSMAAAGSAIGMILGGILTEAGSWRWTLFINVPVGLAVAALVPLGIAETARRRARFDLAGALTGTGGVTALVYAFIRAADHGWSDPQVGWAFVVAAVLLPVFLLIERRVRQPVVPLELFAVRNRVIAFAGMLLVPAAMFGVFYFDTQYFQFVRDYSPLRAGAAFLPLAAGTFAASTFAGKLLARHGLKKVAGTGLALAIAGVLWQSTLSTGSGYWTTLFVPLAVNGFGVGLVFMPLSVLILSGIRPDQAGAASGLMQTMQQVGGALGLSALVTVYGSAVRGAGSLGPHAMTEGFSAGLLAAAVFMAIALALLLLSRTPADGS
- a CDS encoding TetR/AcrR family transcriptional regulator; amino-acid sequence: MATSTTSTGSTAPGSARPMRADARRNYERLLAEARTVFAEHGTDASLEEIARRSGVGIGTLYRHFPNRHAMMSAVFQDALTSLLQRSRELAGAEQPCAALVEWLRAIITHAGEYRGLARALMSASHDESSALSECSVPMREAGERLLVRAQESGAVRADVSIGDLMQLTNAIALAAEQDPGDPELADRLLMLTLRGLKGEADG
- a CDS encoding NAD(P)H-quinone dehydrogenase, whose protein sequence is MTRIVIIGGGPGGYEAALVGAQLGAEVTVVDCDGLGGASVLTDCVPSKTLIATAEVMTTFDSSYEELGIIVADDTPPLEQAARVVGVDLGKVNRRVKRLALAQSHDITASVTRAGARVLRGRGRLEGQQAMDGSRKVVVRAADGTEETLIADAVLIATGGHPREIPDALPDGERILNWTQVYDLNELPEELIVVGSGVTGAEFAGAYQALGSRVTLVSSRDRVLPGEDPDAAAVLEDVFRRRGMNVMARSRAESAKRAGDRVEVTLSDGRVISGSHCLMAVGAIPNSAGMGLEEAGVRLKDSGHIWTDKVSRTSAPGVYAAGDVTGVFALASVAAMQGRIAMYHFLGDAVQPLNLKTVSSNVFTDPEIATVGYSQADVDAGKIDARSVKLPLLRNPRAKMQGIRDGFVKIFCRPGTGIVVGGVVVSPRASELIHPVSIAVDNNLTVEQIANAFTVYPSLSGSIAEVARQLQSRKTTGEA